One genomic region from Veillonellales bacterium encodes:
- the hflX gene encoding GTPase HflX, which produces MTSISGDINGLRKSMIERLEQLYDYTIPFQQPIGLAMADLMAQITSQINREVVVYVNRRGQVTAVAVGDVRTVSLPEPEGRRSLNRLSGVRCIHTHPDGRSKLSEIDIASLKELRFDVMAALGISEGRVSEVSFGYIANQSETGYSTDMIGPMDLNDFIEIDLQYLTRQIEQQLELNAQGSNLMSQIERAILVGIQRPGQWDVVDSLEELSQLADTAGAQVCGTVWQKREKPDAAFFIGRGKVQEVNFIRQEQGADMVIFDDELSPAQQRNLQQALGVKVIDRTALILDIFSQRARSHEGKLQVELAQLRYSLPRLRGQGLILSRLGGGIGTRGPGETKLEVDRRRIYSRISELEKEIGNVKKQREIQRINRQAARIPLVAMIGYTNAGKSTLLNALTEAGVLAENKLFATLDPTIRRITLSDGREVLIADTVGFIQKLPHPLIAAFRATLEEIVQADLLLHVVDVSHSLQQQQCDAVHQVLKELDIAEKPTIIALNKTDKVDNPHVLARALRQEGSVAISAASGQGIPALLETIASYLHESLVDMRLCIPYNDSGLVSRIYNVATVYSTDYREDGIYIIASIPPQFSEKFRIYEQGDDKQ; this is translated from the coding sequence TTGACAAGTATTTCAGGTGATATTAACGGATTACGGAAAAGCATGATTGAGCGATTAGAACAATTATATGACTATACCATACCCTTTCAGCAGCCAATAGGCTTGGCAATGGCTGACCTGATGGCGCAAATTACCAGTCAAATTAACCGGGAAGTTGTTGTTTACGTGAATCGGCGGGGACAAGTAACTGCTGTTGCTGTCGGCGATGTACGAACTGTATCCCTTCCGGAACCAGAAGGACGGCGCTCACTGAATCGGTTAAGTGGTGTTCGCTGCATTCATACTCATCCTGATGGGCGCAGTAAGCTTAGTGAAATTGATATCGCTTCATTGAAAGAACTCCGTTTTGATGTTATGGCGGCGTTGGGAATAAGCGAAGGCCGGGTTTCCGAGGTCAGCTTTGGCTATATTGCGAATCAATCGGAAACCGGCTATTCTACAGACATGATTGGCCCGATGGATCTTAATGATTTTATAGAGATTGATTTACAATATTTGACACGCCAAATTGAACAGCAATTGGAACTTAACGCTCAAGGAAGCAATTTAATGAGTCAGATTGAGCGGGCGATATTAGTTGGAATTCAGCGTCCCGGCCAATGGGATGTAGTGGATTCTTTGGAGGAACTATCGCAGTTAGCCGATACGGCGGGTGCCCAAGTTTGTGGAACTGTGTGGCAAAAGCGGGAAAAACCGGATGCTGCATTCTTTATCGGTCGCGGCAAAGTTCAGGAAGTCAATTTTATACGGCAGGAGCAGGGGGCTGATATGGTAATTTTTGACGATGAATTATCGCCGGCACAACAACGCAATCTGCAGCAGGCGCTGGGAGTTAAGGTGATAGACCGTACAGCTTTAATTTTAGATATTTTTTCCCAGCGGGCCCGTTCTCATGAGGGAAAGCTGCAGGTTGAGCTGGCTCAACTCCGCTATTCTTTGCCGCGGCTCAGAGGACAAGGCTTAATTTTGTCCCGTCTTGGCGGCGGCATTGGTACCAGGGGCCCGGGTGAAACAAAACTGGAAGTGGATCGCCGACGTATATATTCGAGAATTAGCGAGCTTGAAAAAGAAATCGGAAACGTAAAAAAGCAACGAGAGATCCAGCGAATAAACCGGCAGGCAGCACGGATTCCGCTGGTCGCTATGATCGGTTATACCAATGCCGGCAAGTCAACTTTGCTTAATGCATTGACTGAAGCCGGGGTATTGGCGGAAAATAAATTGTTTGCGACACTGGATCCGACCATTAGGCGGATTACTTTGTCAGACGGTCGGGAAGTGCTTATTGCCGATACCGTCGGATTTATTCAGAAATTGCCCCATCCGTTAATTGCCGCCTTCCGGGCAACTTTGGAAGAAATTGTTCAGGCCGACCTGCTGTTACATGTAGTGGATGTTAGTCATAGCCTGCAGCAGCAGCAATGCGATGCTGTGCATCAGGTGCTGAAAGAACTGGATATTGCGGAAAAACCTACGATAATCGCACTCAATAAGACAGATAAAGTTGACAATCCTCATGTGTTGGCGAGAGCCCTTAGACAGGAAGGAAGTGTAGCGATTTCGGCGGCTTCCGGTCAGGGGATTCCAGCCTTGCTTGAAACAATTGCCAGTTATCTGCATGAGAGCTTGGTTGACATGCGATTGTGTATACCCTATAATGACAGCGGTTTAGTGTCGCGAATTTATAATGTGGCTACCGTTTATTCGACCGACTATCGTGAGGATGGTATTTACATAATTGCGTCAATACCACCTCAATTCAGTGAAAAGTTTCGTATTTATGAACAGGGAGACGACAAACAGTGA
- a CDS encoding methionine gamma-lyase family protein — MFDDNKLNSFRRQALEEARPQFAVVDEIAANNTARVLDAFRRHRISDYHFRTTSGYAYNDVGREKLEEVWADICETEGALVRTQFVSGTHALASVLFGILRPGDELLAVTGTPYDTMQSVIGYAVPARGSLKEFGISYAEVPMVRGKVDMSSVTAQLKPNTKMVLIQRSRGYSLRSPLTIKEIQDIISLVKKQKPECVCFVDNCYGEFVDVREPSAVGADIIAGSLIKNPGGGIAPTGGYVAGKADLVDLVSYRLTAPGIGSELGASLVENRLLFQGLFMAPHTTAQAVKGAIFAASFFSQMGFNTIPHVQERRSDIIQAIELGSPEKMIAFCRGLQKYSPVDSHVLPEPSAMPGYSDEVIMAGGTFVQGSSIELSADGPIRPPYTVYLQGGLTFEHAVIGIMGAAAEVLAI; from the coding sequence ATATTCGATGACAATAAACTTAATTCTTTTCGTCGGCAAGCTTTAGAAGAAGCGCGTCCGCAGTTTGCTGTTGTTGATGAGATCGCGGCGAATAATACTGCCAGAGTACTTGATGCATTTCGCCGGCATCGCATATCTGATTATCATTTTCGTACGACCAGTGGTTATGCCTATAATGATGTTGGCAGGGAAAAGCTGGAAGAAGTGTGGGCGGATATCTGCGAAACGGAAGGAGCTCTAGTGCGTACCCAGTTTGTGTCGGGAACACATGCCCTTGCTTCCGTTTTATTTGGTATTTTACGACCGGGAGACGAACTGCTGGCGGTTACCGGAACACCTTATGATACCATGCAGAGTGTTATTGGCTATGCTGTTCCGGCCAGGGGATCATTGAAGGAATTTGGCATATCCTATGCGGAGGTCCCAATGGTTAGGGGAAAGGTAGATATGAGCAGCGTTACTGCTCAGCTGAAACCTAACACCAAAATGGTGCTGATTCAACGGTCACGGGGATATAGTTTGCGTTCGCCCTTGACAATTAAAGAAATTCAGGACATTATTTCTCTGGTAAAAAAACAAAAACCGGAGTGCGTTTGTTTTGTTGATAATTGCTATGGAGAGTTTGTTGATGTGCGCGAGCCGTCTGCGGTCGGCGCAGATATTATCGCCGGTTCACTGATCAAAAATCCCGGAGGGGGGATTGCTCCTACGGGCGGTTATGTTGCCGGTAAAGCGGATTTAGTGGATTTAGTGTCCTACCGGCTGACTGCACCGGGAATTGGCAGTGAGCTTGGCGCATCGCTGGTTGAGAATCGCTTGCTATTCCAAGGTCTATTTATGGCTCCTCATACAACGGCACAGGCTGTTAAGGGCGCAATTTTTGCAGCAAGCTTTTTTTCACAGATGGGGTTCAATACAATTCCCCATGTTCAGGAGCGACGCAGCGATATTATTCAAGCCATTGAGCTTGGATCTCCGGAAAAAATGATTGCATTTTGCCGGGGATTGCAAAAATATTCGCCGGTTGACTCTCATGTTCTGCCGGAACCAAGTGCGATGCCGGGCTATTCGGACGAAGTGATTATGGCTGGCGGCACATTCGTCCAGGGCTCATCAATTGAGTTAAGTGCTGACGGTCCCATTCGGCCGCCTTACACAGTTTATTTACAGGGAGGCCTTACTTTTGAACACGCGGTTATCGGCATTATGGGGGCGGCAGCAGAAGTTTTAGCGATATAA
- a CDS encoding PRC-barrel domain-containing protein: MAKIEMIYYKKYLGGHRMKKSVDIIGLPVISITEGKELGTITRFVINPGEGSVEAFVVDDGKWYMGAKLLLTSSVTGIGESAVTVDNSNSIFEVKEAPDLERLLIADINVIGTKVLTKAGELRGKVTEIVFDETGKFIFCEAEENGETAQIPAERVVTFGKDVLIVTGEDEVQNTPVTKSKPLESASAVIAAAPAFTEKPAVPEPAVAVQETASEDTGKKFDDKHRKYLLGKKASRRIETDNGMLIVEQGGEITEEVLQKAKLAGKFVELSMNIQ; the protein is encoded by the coding sequence ATGGCGAAAATTGAAATGATTTATTATAAAAAATATTTAGGGGGACATAGAATGAAAAAAAGTGTAGATATCATTGGACTGCCTGTTATTAGTATTACCGAAGGCAAGGAATTGGGAACAATTACAAGATTTGTTATTAATCCCGGTGAAGGTTCTGTAGAGGCTTTTGTAGTTGACGATGGAAAGTGGTATATGGGAGCCAAATTATTATTGACTTCATCCGTGACGGGTATTGGTGAAAGTGCTGTGACTGTCGATAACAGTAATAGCATTTTTGAAGTAAAAGAAGCTCCGGATTTGGAACGGCTTTTAATTGCAGACATAAATGTAATTGGTACAAAAGTGTTGACCAAAGCTGGCGAGCTCCGTGGCAAAGTGACTGAAATTGTCTTTGATGAAACTGGGAAATTTATTTTCTGTGAAGCAGAGGAAAATGGCGAAACTGCTCAAATACCGGCAGAACGTGTTGTTACATTTGGTAAGGATGTTTTAATAGTAACTGGCGAGGACGAGGTACAGAATACTCCTGTTACGAAATCAAAGCCGCTTGAGTCTGCATCTGCCGTTATTGCAGCAGCACCCGCATTTACTGAAAAACCGGCTGTACCTGAGCCTGCTGTTGCTGTGCAGGAAACAGCCAGCGAAGATACGGGGAAAAAATTTGATGATAAGCATCGTAAATATTTACTTGGCAAGAAAGCCAGCCGACGCATTGAAACCGACAATGGGATGTTGATTGTTGAGCAAGGTGGCGAAATCACCGAAGAAGTATTGCAAAAGGCAAAGCTGGCGGGAAAATTTGTCGAGCTTTCTATGAACATTCAATGA